The sequence GGGCTCCGGTCCACACGCGAGTGATGGTAGTTCACCGGTGGGACCGGCGAGCGGGATCGTGTGGACACGCGCTTCCGCGCACCGCCGTCACGCCCACGGCGAACGGCGGTCACGCCCGCGGCGAACAGGCGAGGAAACCGGACCGGATCCGCGTAGTCTCGATCCATCACCACCACCGGACGGGGGAGGACCATGTTCGAACGCTTCACCGATCGCGCCCGCCGCGTCGTCGTCCTGGCACAGGACGAGGCGCGACTGCTCAACCACAACTACATCGGCACCGAGCACATCCTGCTGGGCCTGATCCACGAGAACGAGGGCGTCGGCGCCAAGGCGCTCGAGGCGCTCGGCGTGACCCTCGACGCCGTGCGCGAGCAGGTCCGCGACATCATCGGCGAGGGCAATCAGACCCCCTCCGGGCACATCCCCTTCACCCCCCGGGCGAAGAAGGTGCTCGAGCTGAGCCTGCGCGAGGCCCTCCAGCTGGGCCACAACTACATCGGCACCGAGCACATCCTGCTCGGCCTGCTGCGCGAGGGAGAGGGCACCGCCGTCAAGGTGCTCTCCCGCCTGAAGGCCGAGCCCTCGGCCGTGCGCCAGGAGGTCATCGAGCGCCTCTCGGGCTACCAGGGCAAGGAGCCGGCCACCGCCGGCGGCCCCTCCGAGGGTCAGCCCTCGGGCTCGCTCGTGCTGGACCAGTTCGGCCGCAACCTCACCCAGGCCGCCCGCGAGGGCAAGCTCGACCCGGTCATCGGGCGCGAGCTGGAGGCCGAGCGCGTGATGCAGGTGCTCTCGCGCCGCACCAAGAACAACCCGGTGCTGATCGGCGAGCCCGGCGTCGGCAAGAGCGCCGTGGTCGAGGGCCTGGCCCAGTCCATCGTCGCCGGCGACGTCCCGGAGACCCTCAAGGACAAGCAGCTGTACACGCTGGACCTCGGCTCCCTCGTGGCGGGCTCCCGCTACCGCGGCGATTTCGAGGAGCGCCTGAAGAAGGTGCTCAAGGAGATCCGCACCCGCGGCGACATCATCCTGTTCATCGACGAGATCCACACGCTCGTCGGGGCCGGTGCCGCCGAGGGCGCGATCGACGCCGCCAGCATCCTCAAGCCGATGCTGGCCCGCGGCGAGCTGCAGACCATCGGGGCGACCACCCTCGAGGAGTACCGCAAGCACATCGAGAAGGACGCCGCGCTCGAGCGCCGCTTCCAGCCGATCCAGGTCGACCAGCCCTCCGTGGCCCACACCGTGGAGATCCTCAAGGGGCTGCGCGACCGCTACGAGGCGCACCACAAGGTGACGATCACCGACGCCGCCCTGGTGGCAGCCGCGAACCTCGCCGACCGGTACGTCAACGACCGCTTCCTGCCGGACAAGGCGATCGACCTGATCGACGAGGCCGGCGCCCGCCTGCGCATCCGCCGTCTCACCGCGCCGCCCGAGCTCAAGGAGTTCGACACCCGCATCGAGGAGACCCGCCGCAAGAAGGAGGAGGCGATCGACGGGCAGGACTTCGAGCTCGCCGCCTCCCTCCG comes from Brachybacterium faecium DSM 4810 and encodes:
- a CDS encoding ATPase with chaperone activity, ATP-binding subunit (PFAM: ATPase family associated with various cellular activities (AAA); C-terminal, D2-small domain, of ClpB protein; ATPase family associated with various cellular activities (AAA); Clp amino terminal domain) produces the protein MFERFTDRARRVVVLAQDEARLLNHNYIGTEHILLGLIHENEGVGAKALEALGVTLDAVREQVRDIIGEGNQTPSGHIPFTPRAKKVLELSLREALQLGHNYIGTEHILLGLLREGEGTAVKVLSRLKAEPSAVRQEVIERLSGYQGKEPATAGGPSEGQPSGSLVLDQFGRNLTQAAREGKLDPVIGRELEAERVMQVLSRRTKNNPVLIGEPGVGKSAVVEGLAQSIVAGDVPETLKDKQLYTLDLGSLVAGSRYRGDFEERLKKVLKEIRTRGDIILFIDEIHTLVGAGAAEGAIDAASILKPMLARGELQTIGATTLEEYRKHIEKDAALERRFQPIQVDQPSVAHTVEILKGLRDRYEAHHKVTITDAALVAAANLADRYVNDRFLPDKAIDLIDEAGARLRIRRLTAPPELKEFDTRIEETRRKKEEAIDGQDFELAASLRDEEQKLKSERDEKETAWRHGESDAVTTVSEEVIAEVLAASTGIPIVKLTEEESSRLLNMEQELHKRVIGQDEAIKAISRAIRRTRAGLKDPKRPGGSFIFAGPTGVGKTELAKALAEFLFGDEESLIQLDMSEFGEKHTASRLFGSPPGYVGYDEGGQLTEKVRRKPFSVVLFDEVEKAHVDIFNSLLQILEDGRLTDSQGRVVDFKNTIIIMTTNLGTRDIAKGVSIGFTAGGGLSTDYERMKSKVHEELKQHFKPEFLNRVDDVVVFPQLSKEEIVEIVDLEIAKLETRLRDRDMSLTLSSEAKELVAEKGYDPVLGARPLRRTIQRDIEDTLSERILFGQVQVGDEIVVDAEGEGLLGELSFSRRGEDGTLEAISEVIDLESMTQARAEDVTRADGAGTESDTGSAGSGSAGPGDADAPSADDARTSAP